The DNA window CGGACCTTGCAAGACTGACGTAAGTCGAGGATGCCCGAAATGCTCCCATCCTGGCCGCGGCAATGCCTTGTCGTCGTGGCATTGCTCTTCACTTCGGCGCTCCATGCAGCCGAACTCCCCACATCTTCGTTGACGATCGTGACCGGGGAGGGCAAGCAACTGAGCTTCACCGTTGAACTCGCCAACACGCCGGCGGAGCGCGAAATGGGCCTCATGTTCCGCAGCTCGCTTGCGCCCGATGCTGGCATGCTGTTCGACTTCAAGGAGCCGCAAATCGTCGCGTTCTGGATGAAGAACACGCTGATCC is part of the Alphaproteobacteria bacterium genome and encodes:
- a CDS encoding DUF192 domain-containing protein, translated to MLPSWPRQCLVVVALLFTSALHAAELPTSSLTIVTGEGKQLSFTVELANTPAEREMGLMFRSSLAPDAGMLFDFKEPQIVAFWMKNTLIPLDMLFIDKTGRIVRIVERAVPGSLTPISSGEPVLAVLEVNSGTASRLEIHTGDIVDHPIFQR